ACTGCAAATCTCTTATCACCCAACTGCTTCAACAGCTTCTGGACCTCACCAGGCTCATGATTCGAATTACGCAGCTGCTTCATATGAACCACATCTTTACCTCCCATAGTCACACCAACAACTACATGAGTACCATACTTCTCAATAAACCTGTTAAaacatccaaaaaaaaaaatcatactccAAACTTGCTTCTCCCCTAAACCAACACttaaagtaaaaaaacatacataCCCAGCAAGTGCAACAGAGTCCCAAGAAGAAGGAACCTCACGCTTCACTTCATCACGTAGAGTAACCTGCGACCTAACGAGCTCTACACTGTACAAGCTAATAAACCATCCATCATAAGAAAGCGTCTTCACCGAGCTCGCATCTTTCTGCCAACCTTCTTTCAGTTCAAACATGGTATTGAACATCCCAGACGGGATCTTGCCCGAAAGAGACATGCCCTGATTGAACTTCTCCGACATCTACACAATAGCCAAAATCAAAATAAGGTCGTTAGCTCAACTGAAAAGGTTCCTGTTCATTGTGTTAGAGGTCCCAAGTTCGACCAACCACTACAcggaaaataatattatattaaaataatattaaaaataattttaaaaaaacttgtgaaggaagagaaggaaCCGAACCTGGTTAAAAGAGAGTATGTCGGAGCGGAAACGAGTGCGTTCGCCTTTATCACACTTAATCGAGCTCGAGACGTTACTGACGACGACCCCACCCGGGAAAACCAGGtctcggttccggttcgggtcgATCTCGACGAGTCTTGACCCGCCGGGTGTGGACTTACAAGCGGAGAGACGGACGTCAGAGGAGAGATCGTAGCCTAGTCCGATCACGGATACTGCTTTCTCGGCGGCGGATTGAGCGTCGAGACGTGAGATGTTGAACGCcatagaggagagagagacagaggaaGAAAGTTCAAAAGATTGTGGCgagtggagaagaagaagaggagcgAAGGCATTGAAGTGGTCAACGGCTTTAAGCTTGTTTTGTAATATTTAGTCAACACGCCATTGCTTTGACTTTGCGGTTATAGGTTTGAATCCTTCGTATCAAAAGTGTGAAAACGGAAtagtttattattttgttgaaagggaaatgattttttttttttactttgattttttgagattttgacCGTTGTTTAATAGCGAATTAGCAACTATgctcattttatttaatttttatataaggtAGATGGTATTTGACTAGCTTTATATGCTTTTTTTCTACCCAACGAAATTAATGGTTGTTATCAGCATATGTCACTCATTAGTTAGTTTAACTGTGTAACTTAATGTGTTTATATACTTTTTCAACTTCATATTATTGTGTTAGTTGATTTGATTAATTATGAGAACTTCAATTCAGAAATTTTGTGCCAAAATTTAGGATAATTGTTAGATACTGCAAGTGAAGTAGACATTTATGTCATCTAAAGTATTTACAGTTGTTAACTTGTTATCATGATTAAATAGATATAtgaatatgttaaaaaaaaattcaatcatTATGATAGATATTTAGATGTTTTTTGTTaggtaaaataatatttagatgGTTGAATTGGGTGTAGGATTGTTAAAATTGTTAACCATGTTGTATATTACTACTTCAACTTTTGTCTATGATTGTTAAAATTGTTAACTATGTTGTTAAAATTGTTAACTATGTTGTATATTATTTTcgaagataaaacaaaaaaatggtgGTAGAAACCTTTTTACGAAAATTGTacttatgaaacaaaaatagttGTATACGTTTTGTTCCTTCTACcttctctttttcatttatttttacacCTACAACACATATAACTACAACGAATATGTCTGTCCCAAATTCTACCACAAATAATTTACATCTACAACTCACAAATCATCCTCTTAGTATAAACTGGTCAACTTCTATTTggatttaaactatttttcttAGGAAATCCACCATTCAAACACCACTTCCTCTCTCTAACGGttgttacatttttatattataattcaCAGTATCGATTTATATCCTTAAATCAGATTTTTATGTTCTTTAAtactttattctgtttactgaTTAGAGAACTaaaatatattctattttagagttcTTTTGAAAAtgcatgaaaattatatatgtagtggaatgaagataatataatttaaaactgaaGATGTCGCAAATATAATTTTAGCAACATATAGATGTGTGTTTAAGTTAGACCTTTCTTTTGGTAAAACAGTTAAGTTGTAAGTCTTACACCTTACGTGTAGTATCCGTTGATAAATGAAATTGTGTAAGGTGTCCACAACGAAACATCAGAATGAAATGCCATGAGTGGCCGTGATGGTGAATATGAGCCAAGGCGTACTCCTAGCTacatttttgctaaaatttgggGCATACTCCTAGCTTCTGTGGACATTTACAAATAGATCAAATGTTGTGACATACTTGATATTAAACCTGTAACATGACATTTTGTTTGCATGACTTTTTTCCACAGTGCAAGGCTGTGAGGCAGAGAGAGAGACCTTTCATAATTGATTTAATactttatttcaattttaagaTTTTGTCATACGTACATTCATTTTGTCTTGTATACTTGGGTCTCAGTACACCATAGTTGGTAACTtagtatatatagaaaaaaatgcaACTTGCCAAAGAATCAACAAAGACGGAAATTGCATTTTTCACACGTTATTCGTCACATGTATGGAACACAGTAAGGACGTTAGACTAGATATAGGGTTTGACATATTTTTCTAAACGTTGGTTTCCATTTccgattttcttttttaaacaagaaaacacacacaaGTTTTGCAGTGTTTTATTTTCAGTGTAATGATTATAACTTATATCTAACTTCCtccctgttaaaaaaaaagaaagaaaaaaaagcagtTTGTGTATATCATTCTACAATAACTTATCGTTAATGTGTATATTCAATCAACAATCTGTTAgaaagattaaatttttttatggcaTTTGAGTGACAATAATTCTTAGTGAATTTGTACagatttttattaattctttttattaaaatatttataaataatacaaaGTATGACGTTTAGATGATTATATTTTTGACAATAAAAATCACTCTGAAACACCACGAAAAATCACCAGTCTAAGTGATCTTTTGAATTccttataaaattatttgagtAATTTAGTAAGGCATGAAAATTTGTCTCTTCCATCCGTCTGTTTGGAGTCGTTCGTGGTAATAGGattaaaattctaaactttTTGTAATACAGTAGATaaagactaaataaataaataaataaatttttttggtttggacCGATccaaaatatgatacaaatcgataaaatatttaaataatatttttttagaaaatccaATGTATATATATGGTCTCATTGAaagcataaattaataatttatgtatatatatattttatataagtacaaactaaACTTTCtattgttggttttatattaacaataaaaatacttctatttttttttaacatttaaatatgttttgataatatttaataaattatatcaaaaacCACATACaaattctatgaaacataaaaatatacatccaataatataataaaacaatatgaaaatcaaatttataaaatttaattaaagtttatacagtaaaatcaaatatttttcttattttataaataaatattataaaaaaaaaagaaaaaaatctaaaaatgattttttttgtaaattaagaaaataccaTAGttccaatattattaatttatagattttttactGTATCTGGTTTGTGgtataaaatattgtatgttaaaattaaaaaacaaaaaaaacaaaaattggtcatcaacatataattaTCTTTTCGTTATTTAACTAAAAGTAATTTCAGAGTTAAATATGATTGATATGAAATTgtggaaaaataaataacttttagaGACTGGGTTAAGATAAAGTGTGAATGAGGTctgaacacacaaaaaaattgtgtgaTGAATACACAGTTAGTAAATAAATCTTCtaaacctctaaaaattaacataccAACTGTCGGCTCGATGGTGGAACCTACAGACGAACCGGGGAGTTACAATTTGGTCTTAGAACATTTCCTGTTGTGTTAGTTTCTTATTGCTCTCCATAGTCTTTATAGGAAAGTTTCTTGAGAACACTATTACTCATCATTTTGAGCAGGGGCGGATCCAGCGACGTTATAAGTATGGGGCAcacattataaataatatttacattaagTATAACTAGGCAAAACCCGCGCTACGCCGCGGAATATTATAACACTAACTGATTTTTATAAGTCATGTTATTTCATGCTTAAACGGAACTGACTTCGAATTAAACTGTTAATTTTTcccaataaaaatgaaaacaacacAGTTCGAATCATCAGACTTAAAAGCAAGATGGCTTGTCCAACTtgtaggggtgttcaatccggatatcggttcggtttcggttcggtttttttcggttttcggtatttcggttagtaaaatatgaCTACCATtcaaaatccatatttacttcggttcggttcggtttatataccgtcggttttcggtttattcggttttataccaaaaaacataattattttgtttgagatcatattatatgaattttagagtcatattctcaacacaatcatttattaaaaatatattacatgttcaaataaatgaacaaaaaagtaaaaatgcttctaccatcaaataaaataatcaaatcgataactaaaatcaaaatttgaaattttgaaaataaaaatatgaaacaaaatagaaacatgaaagaaaagttttttcactcttctatatttagtgttcattaaagtcatgcttttttaattgaaaattttccattaattattgtccctcaaatttataatcttcatattaatttagtaaagactaaaataaagcaaaaatatcaaaaaaagacttagaaaataagatgtctgaattgcgatgtattgttatttagttatatttcaaatgttttacaaattaaggttttttattactataaaattatggtaatagttattaacacaaatttaacttatgtaacaaatagattttcatgtattgttataaaatagatacatatttacatgtttctacttttaatcggttttgttcggtttattcggtttaatcggttatataccaaaccatatccaaatcctacggtttttataaaattatatccattcggtttatatggtatataccaaaaccaaaccatattgtctatttcggttcggttcggttcggtacggttcggttttaccatattgaacagccctaccAACTTGCTAAGTAATCGCAACTTCCTCTCTATCTTTAGAAAGCATCTTTCCAAACATAATATAATCCGTGCTTTATCCCCTTCGTCTACTTGGCTTTAacttcatttaataatataaactaCATCTTCAAAAAACTCCTAGCATTAGTGTTTCAAATGCACTTGGCAGAAGATTTATCGGCACTTCTTCTCCTATCATCCTCCTACCCTGAAGTGAAGCTTAGCTGAAGTGTTTCTGCTGTAAACATAAGTGTCTCTTCCTTAAACGatatagaaaatttataaattttaaaatgtaaaaacattaacatattttataaaattaatgcaCTTGTTTTCACAATAGTTACCCGGATCTTACAGTGGATTCCCTTATTCATCAGGAATCTCGCACTTGGAATTTACAGGCACTTAGGACTTTGGTGGAGCCAGATGATGCAAAGTTGATTGAAGGTATTCCTCTGAGTAGAAATCAGATGGAAGATAGAAATGGTTGGCATTTCACTAATAATGGAAAATATTCGGTACAATCAGGGTATCAAGTAGAAAGGATTTATCCTGAcaaggaaaaaccaccagatTATTATGGTCCCAATGTGGACATACTTAAGGCTTTTTGTTGGAAAGTTAAGTGCCCTCCAAAGTTACGGCATTTTATATGGCAGTTGATAACAGGTTGTATAGCAGTGACAAAGAATTTAAAATCaagaggaatacaaggagatACTGTTTGTGCACGGTGTGGAAATCCAGAGGAATCAGTtaatcatgttttctttgaatgtcctccggcacgacaagtgtgggcactatcaAAGATCCCATCaaacccaaatatttttccAACTGGTTCCCTTTTTACTAATatgaatcatttattttggagagttaacccgaaaatggaggatcatcagtttgcatggatactatggtatatttggaagggcAGGAATAATAAGGTTTTCAGTAATATTGATGTTGAGCCGAGAGAGACGTTAAAATTAGCAGAATTAGAGTCAAGACTTTGGAATGAAGCGCAGAATATCAACAATCCAAGGGTCGCTCCTGAAGTTCAAGGCAGATTGCCCTTAGTGACCAcaggtagatggtgttttacggatggttcttggaaggataaagatggtttTTCAGGCCAAGGTTGGCTCAGTACACTTCCAGGGTTTGAGAGACTgttaggggcaaggaatgtaagggcaagTTTAtcacctcttcatgcggagatagAGGCactgatttgggcaatggaatgtatgaaaaattTACGACAGTATCAGGTTACTTtcgcaacggattgttctcaactggtgaagatggtttcggaaccagaggaatggccagcatttgagaGTTACCTGGAGGATATCAAGCTTTTGAGAAGAAGTTTCACCAATTCAGAAGTTATTCATGTATCGAGGACGGACAATAAAATGGCGGACCGCTtggcacgcagtgctaggatACAACCGTCGTTCGTCATACATATGGATACAGAGTCACCACCTTGGTTTACGGAGTCtttatgagtctgtaaattttcttgctgtcaaaaaaaaaaaaatgcacttGTTTTGACTATTCGTACACCATCTTATACCAGCAATCAGATATGGTCATCACACAAATATCCCTAGCCAAATCATCAGTCTGATTTCTGATCTTTTTGAATAAATagacatattttttttgcaaatttgcATCATCTTGAAATGCATCAGTGTTTGGTTAGTCCATTAATAATAACAGTGTATATATGACCAAACACTAAAATTTCACAacgcatttaaaaaaaaaacataactgaAATAGTGAAAAGTTTAACTACTTTACTCAGAGAcctaaagtatttttttttgtaatcctCAGAGACCTAATGTTTTCGCCATATTCATTTCAAACATAAGACAATAAAAAGAAAGCAGAGCTCGAAATGTAATTCGTCTTTGGAGAAGAGAATTCTTCGATACCTCCTTAACATTTTCACATGTGTCACTGCATCTTTTCTCTGCAGATTCTAGAGAAAAATAAAGTTTCCTTCTCATGGACATGGGTCCCGACCACTTGTTGGAACAATCTAACATAAACCTTCAGCTTcttaataatatatgttatttgccCAATCGTACCCTGTCGCCAAGAAAACagtaatataaagaaaaaagaacatTTTTAAGTTAAACGGCAAGACAGTTTCTTTGCAATCATCTGTAATAAAATCTTCCACAAGTTTTGGCCATCATCATCCCAATCTTACTGCTCGATGAAGATAATTTGAATGTTTTGTTCGTTGATCATTTTTCACCATGATGGATTCACTTCATTTTAATCATCTATTTTACAGTAATTTAAATCTTTGCAAAAAAGCTTGGTCATCTTCGTCTTAAACTGAGTCATTCATCTTGATTTTCTTTGACCTTGACTCGAGCCAATCATCAtctcatttttcttcattttactCCCGTATATCCATTAGTCTTCTTCTCCAGCTACTCTGACCAAGTCCCCACAACCAACGTTTTACATATTATTCTCTTGTCTAACCCCAAAAGCATGCATCAAACAATTTTCTCTCTGATATCACTCCTCCTTTATATTCTCAAGTCCTTCGAGGTCCTAGACATCTTAACAAATGGTTCCATGTTATTATTTGCTGTTTCCTATTTGTTCCATTTATTTCATGTTTCCTTAAAATACCAAAAGAGCATGATATGGATTGATGTATTTTAAGCCTCGTGTTAATTAAACATACTCGTGTTGGTAAATAGACTGTCATTTTGTTAAGGTTTACACGTGCATACAGTACCAAAGAACAATACCCAAGAATGGTTCAACAACATAAAACAAATCATACACTTAACCAAATATCAGTAAATCATTAATAAACTCATAATCACCAAAACaatcaaacacacaaaagaaacctaaaaatattacTTACATACTAAAGAAAAAGACGCAAGAAAATCACCACAACTCTGATCTCTTACACCTGAATGTTTTGAAATATTGACATTCATGTGTATACCTATGAATgtaaatgactaaaatatattaatatacgaCCAATTTAAAAATAGACATCACTAACCTTATTGTAACTcccgtgatttatgaatgcattttacaaaaaaaaatcgatttttcatGATATTTGGAAAAACGCATGTGAGCAGATTGCTATATCAGGTTGCCGTGCTCACATTAtaatcttctctgttttgtatGATGGGATGGTTTGGTAGGAAGGCAGAGTGATGAATGTTCCTGTGTAGCCATTTTGTTCCTTTATCTACAATCTTCATCAAAACAAAAGCTTGGTAGGAGAGAAGGAGAAGCAAGCACTACTCTTTATAACCTGTGAAACTATGTAACTGGAAAATTAGAGAACTTCAGGTATGGACTTAAAGCGATGACAGtactataaaaataaagatggccTTATGTAAAAGCCATCACAAACTAATAAAGAGTTTAAAAGAACGTGGAAGGTCGTTGTTTGGCCTGATAGAAAGGAAAAGTTCAATGAGCCCAAGTCAAATACACAAATGTAAATGTTTGTCTCTCTGAAATCGATATTGACGGGTCTTAAATTCTCTaggaattctttttttttttttgatcaaagttTTTCTCTAGGAATTCATGTGAATTGTATTTCATTggtttatatactattttactGAACAACGAATCTATATACATTGTTTAGAAGGAAGAGAAGACATTAAAGAATTGATCAAAGAAAATTTAGTGTACGTCAAACCAATACTATTTCATTCTAATCATTTGTTTGGCAAATAACAACTACCCAACAATGAGAACCTATTAAGAAACAATATTATTTCCTAAAAACAAATTTGCAGAGAAGCATCAACGTACGATGGCGTCAAACCAATACAAATccaaacaataatattaattagCAGCAAACAGAACCATCATATTCATATTGAGAGAGACATGCAATGAGTAATAATATTAGGTTCGTTGGTTTCTGGCATAGGCTTCTTTCGCCGGAAAGGGTTGTTAACGGAGAAGAGACTTGAAAAACCAGAACTTTCGCCGGCCTCAGCCACCTCACCGGAGAAGAGAGTGGTGAAGATCCCTGATTGGGTCTGAAGTTCTTCAGCCTTTGCCTTCTTTGTTGTCTTCTTCCCCATCCTCGTTCGATTTCAAAGCgaaagaggaagagagagatcgATCAAATCGAAAGAGGAAAAGAGAGAGCAAAGAACCCATCTGATCAAATCTTTGACAAGTGAAAGTGATGATagaaacgaagaagaaaagGTAAAGCACAAACAAAAGTGACATGGAGAGACAAAATGTTTCAATTGGTTTTCAcagttttttcatttattgacaTGGCAGTCTCATAAGCATTTTAAAATCTGATGTGTCATGCTTTGGAGAGAACCTTGTGCCATTATTGTGTTGATTAGATAAATTGTAAGCTAATTACTGaagaaattacaaaatttagtATGGGGCAAGTGCCACACCTAAGTGCTCTCTACGTCCGTCCCTGATTTTGAGTAATGACACTTTTTAAGATTACATTTACACATACATGGTTTACCTAGAGAATGGAACAAAATGTGTATATGACTATTAGTCTGTATATACCTATGACAAAACACAAGCAAGCACATACATTATTCATATGCCGTAAGTATGCATGCCTTAGCATTACCTTTTTCATAGAACCCCAATATACCAAACGCGGTTACCCACAGGTAACTTTGTTGAAGAACATATGCAACATAGCTTCTGGCCTCATTTTGGCTCCTTATGTCTCTGTTTCGAACCTACACTGCCATGAGGAACTGGGCCAGGATAAGGAAAACCGCCTCCATAAACCGGGCTAGGGTTCCAAAACCCGTAATCTCCATATAACTTTGGTAGAAAGCTCTTGGATTTCACCTTATAGGAAGAATCTAAAtctggagatgatgaagatttGGAAGTAGAGAAAGAGGGTCTTGCCATTACGGTCGAGATGATGATAATAACAAGGGTAGTTATGAGAAACATAGACATGCTAGAAACATGAGGAAACATCATCAAAATACTTAGGATGTGCATGATGTTCCT
The sequence above is drawn from the Brassica napus cultivar Da-Ae chromosome A8, Da-Ae, whole genome shotgun sequence genome and encodes:
- the LOC106360347 gene encoding uncharacterized protein LOC106360347, which encodes MHILSILMMFPHVSSMSMFLITTLVIIIISTVMARPSFSTSKSSSSPDLDSSYKVKSKSFLPKLYGDYGFWNPSPVYGGGFPYPGPVPHGSVGSKQRHKEPK